DNA from Parvularcula marina:
TCTCAAGCGAGGAAGCCTCATCGAGAATCCAGCCATCGCGCTCGAAAAACCCACCATGCACAAAATAGTGCGCTTCGATCCGGGCAAAGGCGAGGGCGAAATGCTCACCGGCAAAACTCGACATCCGCTGCAATGAAGGTTGCAGAGAAACGGTCGACCCTTCCCACACGGACCAGGCTCGGGCGGCCCTGAGCCGCTCTTCCGCATCGTCGCCCGTCAGCCGACGGTAGTAGGCGGCCATCATATCATCGCGCTCTTCTTCGGGGATGACATTGAGAAAATCCCGCCAGCTATCGGGGTAAATCCAGTTTGCGCCTTCCTGATAGAACCACAGGAGCTCTTCGCGCCGGAGCGTGAAAATCCCCCGCAGGACGAGCTCGGTCACCCGGTCCCGGTGGGTAAGGGCGTAAGCCAGCGCCAGCGTCGAGCCCCATGAGCCGCCGAAGACCTGCCACGCCCTGATTCCCAGATGCGTCCGCAGCTTTTCCATGTCGGCGACGAGATCCCAGGTCGTGTTCTCCCGCAGATCGGCATGGGGCGTCGATCGCCCACAACCCCGTTGATCAAAAAGGATGATTCGATATTTCGACGGATCGAAGTAGCGCCGCATGGAAGGGGTTGAGCCGCCCCCCGGGCCGCCATGGCAGACAACAACGGGTTTTCCGGCCGGATGTCCGCAGACTTCATAGTAAATCTCGTGGATGGCCGAGACCTTCAGGCGTCCGCGTTCGATCGGATCGATGGCCGGGTACAATTTTCTTCCTGTCATCTTGCGCGTTTGCCCTTTGCTTCGGCATTCTTTGTGTTAGGGTTTCGAAGGGTTGAACAAGATACGAATGCTCACCGCCCGATTGAGGGTTCGGTAATAGCATCCGGAGTAGGGGCGTCTACCGGAGTGGTGGGAGCTCACTTGGGTAACTGGGCAGGTATAATGACGTTACGGGCATACGTTTCACGTTGGTTCACCTTTCTCGTTCTCGGCTTCGCAGCCACCGGCTGTGCATCCGTTAAAGTCTCGATCCCCGGCATGGGTGATAAGGCTGAAATCGCCGACACAGGTTACTCCGAGCGCGTCGCGCTGATTGATGCGGCAGATGACCTTTCCCTTCATCCCTGGGGCGATACCCCTGACAATGGCTTCGTGAACGTCCTGTTCGGGACGGTGTCGGATAATCCGCAGGAACGGGCCGTCAAAGATTATATCGCAACGATTGAACGCCGGGGCGAAGATCCCGTGGCTGGCGTTTTCGCCGATGCTGACCTCTCGCTTGCCCATGCCCGCCGCGTCGTCGAAGCCGGTCGTCAGGCCATGGGCGCAATCACGCCCGTGCCGTCCGATATCGCAACGCTCGAACGGGCGATCAGCGATACCCGCGAATGCCGGACCATGTATGTTGCCGCGCTCGAGACGCTCGAACGCCGTGACTGGGACGTCAGCCGCACCGATATCCTTGTCATCCGGGACGCCTTCACTCAGACCATTGATGATATGGGCGTGACGGCTGACCTCGTGGCAGAGCGTGTGGCAGCTGTTCAGGGCCGGGATCGTTTTGCCGAGCACCGCCCCGGCAGCGATACGGGCGGCGAATAAGCCCTCAGCCTTTATTCCAGGGTTCACCGCTTTCCAGCGCCCGAACGATCGCGCGGGCGACCAGCTCAATCTGAGCGGCAATATCTTTTTCCGTGGCTAAAAGCCCCTGAGGGCCGACTGAGATCGTCACGATCCCGTGAATGGCTGCCCATGTCGCGCGGGCGGCCAGCTCCTTCTCCGCAGGGGAGGCAGGACCCGGCACATCGGTAAGGACCGCCGCTGCTGTGCCGAGGAGCGACCGCTCTTTCTCACGATACCATTTGGGTACGGAAGGTTTGTTGCGCCGGTTGAAGGCCAGCACGCCTGACCACAGACCCTGATTGGCCGTCACGAATCTCAGATAGGCGCGGCAAAGCGCCAGAACGCGGTCGATGGGTTCGGCCTTGTCGCCGGTCTTGGCGATGGCTTCCTCGATGACCGCCAACAGCTCGTCATAGACATCCGCATTGACGAGGAAGAGCAGCTCATCAAGCTGCCCGAAGAGATTATAGATCGAGCCGACAGAGATCCCGAGCCGGACCGCAAGGACGCGGGCCTTGACCTGTTCGGGGCCGCCCTCGGCGAGAAGCTGCCTTGCTTCTTCTTTCGTCCGTTGGCGGAGTTCATCTGTCGTGGGTTTCTGTGATTGTGACATGAACCCATTTTGGCACCGCCCGCAGGTCTGAACAAGGTTCAATGTTTGGCCTTGAAGCGCCGGGCCAGCTCAGGCAATGGCGCGGCTCCCGAGACAAGGAATCCCGACCCGTGGACCGCCCGCATTTCAATGCCGATGTCCTGCGCAAGCCCGTATCGCCGCGGCTTGCCTTCTCGGGCTATTATATCGGGCAGTTCCTCTTTCTTGGCGTCCAGCTTCCTTTTTACGCTGGCTATCTAGATGCGAGAGGGCTCTCGCCTGCGACCATCGGCAAGCTGGTCGCCATCGCGCTGGTCCTGCGGCTGATCTTCGCGCCGATCATTGCTTTTCAGTCCGAAAAGCTGACCCATCCGCGCAACGCAATGATCTATGCCAGCGCAGGGCTCACGCTCTCTTGCGCGCTGGCGCTCGTTGCGCCGGGCGCGGCGGTGCTCTCCATCGCAACCATCGGGCTTCTTTTCTCCTTCGGCCTGATCATGCCGCTGACGGATGCGGCCGTCTTGCGGGCCGACAGGCGGGGGGAGCTCTCTTATGGTCCTGTACGGAGTATCGGATCGGCAAGCTTCATTGCCGCGAACCTGATCGGCGGCGCGGTTATCTCTGTTACCGACGACCGCATGGCGATCATCTGGATGACGGTCGCGGCCTTCATCGCCTTGCTGCTTGCTTTCAAACTGCCCAAGGACGGCGCGAATGACGCGCCCCGGCCCAAGCCGGATTTTAAAAAGGCGCTCATTCTCTTCCGCTCCCGGAGCTTTCTTTATCTCCTGTTCGCCGCGGCCTTCGTGCAGGGCTCGCATGCGGTTTATTACGCTTTCTCGGAGCTGTCCTTTTCTGCGGCGGGCTATCCGTCATGGATCATCGGCTGGATGTGGACCATCGGCGTGCTGGCCGAGATCGTCTTTCTGGCGAAGGGCAAGAAGCTGATGATGCGGCTCGGGCCGACCGGGCTCCTTTTAATCGGGGCAGCAGGTGCGATCCTGCGCTGGCCGTTATTGGGGCTGAATCCGCCACTCCTGATCTTGTTTCCCGTCCAGATCCTGCACCTGGCGACCTATGCCGCGACCTATATGGCGACCGTCGAATTTGTCGGCGAGGCGGTGCCCGAAGAATACCGGGCAACGGCGATGACGATCATCGCATCGCTCGGGATCGGCGCTGTGACGGGCGTTGCGACCATGCTGTCAGGCTATATCTTTGATCCGGTATCCCCGTTCAAAGCTTACGCGGTGATGGGCATGATGGGCGGTGCGGGCCTCATCCTCGCCCTGATGCTGCGGGCACGCTGGGATGGCGGCACGCTCCACGCCGTCAAAGATGCCTAAAGCGTGATGGTCTCAACCAGCGTGGACTGATCATCCTCATCCATGCCGCGTGCCTTTGCGAGACGGGCTTCGAAGAGATCGACATAGACATCCGGCACACCGGGAATGGCGCGCAGGCGCTGGAGTTGCAGGGTCGCTTTCGCCAGATCGCCCGTGCGCCAGTTCATCACCAGCTCGCGCTGAATGTCTGCCAGCTGACGGAAACTTTTTGAGGCTTTGAGGAACGGATTGCCGACAAGGCCATAGACCGTGCGCGGCTGTTCTTCCGTCGACAGACGCAACACATCGAGATCAAGGAACGCATAATGATGCCGCAGGGCATCAAAGATCACGTCATCCGTGATGATCGTCGGGCCATATTGCGTCGCCCGGCGGCGCAGCGAGGAGGCAAGGCCGACCGCATCTCCGATCACGGCATAGCGGTTACGGTTGCCGCGGCCGACCGGTCCCGCAAAACAGGTCGAGGAGGCAAGCCCGATCTCGATGCTCGTATCGGCAAAGCCTTCGTCGAGCCCGCGATTGCGGACAGGGGCGAGGGCAGCCGTCTGCAGGTCTTCTGACAGTGAATTGATGTCATCGATCATGCGCAGCGCGCAGGCGCACGCCTTTTCGACCGGATGGTCGATCGCTTCGGGCACGTTCCAATAGGCAAGGAGACGTCCATCTTCGCCGAAATCGACCGTGCCCTGATGGGCAAGGATCGTCCGGCGGAGAGCATCATTCGCAGCTGCCGTGAAGCGGATGAAATCATCCGGGCGCGATTTGAATTTCTCTGCGGTTTCCTCGGGAATGCGCAGCCTGCTTGAGAGGACGACGACCTCGCGGCGCACACCGTTAAGGAGGCGCCCGCCTGCGCGGGTCTGCAGCTTGGCCATGGTTTGCGGCGGCAGGGCACCGTGAAAGGCCCCGCGCAAGGCGTCATCGCGCATCAGGATATTGCCGATCACGACGCCGAGAATGGTCAACGGCGCACCGATGGCGGCGGCAGCAATCGGGGTCGGATCGAGTAACATGCCGGTCCGGCCAAAGAGGGCAAAAAAGCCAGCGGCGGTGAGAAGCGAAATCGCAATGCTCGTCAGGACCACCATGCCGGGCTTGAGATACATGGCGGCCCCGATCGCCGCGAGACCGGCAAGAATCGCAAGGAAGGCCTCTGCCATGCCGCTCCAGCCGGGGCGCAGCGGGGCAACGCCCGCAGCCAGCTGTTCGGTCAGGTGGGCATGGACCTGCGCAATCGTCATCTCCCCGCGAGAGGTCATCACGCGAGAGCGCGGCGAGACGCTTTCCCCGATAAAGACAACCCGGCCATTGAGCGGCGTCGTCCAGGTGCCGCCTTCAAAGACGCGCCAGGCCTGCACGGTCGGCAGATCGAGCTCGCGTGGCAGCCAGAGGCGGACACCGGCCCGCTGATCAAGGCGCAGAAGCTTGTCGGTGCCATAGGTCATCTCGACCGGCGGGGCGCCGTCCTGCCGCAACTGGCGGGAGGCAATGCCGAGGTGAAGCGTGCCGTCGCCCATCACGAAGGGCGCAAACCCCGCTGCCGGGACCGGGCGCTGGTCGAGTGTCCAAAGAATCGGGGTGCGCCGGACAATGCCATCAGGGTCCTGCGGCAGGCTGGTGACCGAAATCATGCCCGTCTCGGCAAATCCGGGATCGACAACGGAGAAGACGGGCGCAGCGGGCAGGGCGACATATTCGGTCGTCCGGTTCGGGCCAGCCGTCAGCCAGTCGGTGGTGCCGACATCGCTGCGGTCCCAACCGGTGGTGGCAGCGGGCGAAGGCCCCGCGCCATAGGCGGTTGGCAAAGCGCGCCCGGCATCGGCAAGGGCGGCATTGGTCGTCGGCAGGCGGGACAGAGCCTCAAGAGCAGGGCCAGTCGTCTCGTCGGGCGGGAAGAACCCGGCAATCGCATCGGGAGAGAGGGGATCGGTCCCTTCAACAGGCACCGCAATGATCACCCCGCGCGCGCCCGCGCTGGCGGCTGAATCAACAAGCCGTGCCAAGGCGCTTCTCGGCCAGGGCCATGGGCCACGGGCGGCAAGGCTTTCCTCATCGATATCGACGATCGCAACGCCTGGATTATCTGCCGCAGGGCGGGCCGCCGTCCGCATGAACAGGTCAAATACGGCCTCGCGCGGCTGTGCGCCGGGGGCCCGAGCGAACATCACGGTCGAAAGCGCGATCAGCAAAACCAGAATTGCTGGCGGAATAAGAATAAGTCGCGGGCGCTGTTGCAGCCTTTGTTCGAGCATCGCTGTCCCTTCAGCACCCCAATCCATACCCCAGGGTCACCTAGCTGAAAGCCGAGGGCGATTCGACATAGAATCGCAAGTCTTTATCGACCGTTCAACAATCCGTGGCATGGTGAACCGGTAAAAAGAGTCTTACATCCCGCGGGGGTGCGTGCGGTATGGCGTCAGCCGGGTATGAAATTGCTGAAGAGAATGGCGCTCTCAAGCTATTGCTGCGGGGTGACTGGACCTTGCGTGACGGGCTTGTCCGCATTGATGACCAGTTGCGGAAACTCGTTGCCGAGCAGGGAAATCGCCTGAAATCCATTGATCTTGGCGGGCTCGATGAACTCGATACCGCCGGGGCGATGATCCTCCTGCGGATGCGCGAGAATTGCACGGCGGAGGGCGAAAGCCAGCCGTCTCCGGTTTTCGAAAACGCCTCACCCATTCACGATCAGCTCATCGAACAGATGAAGCCGCATCTGGAGCAATGCGCGAATGATCCTGCGGAGCGTAAATCCTTCGTCTTGATGCTCGACCGGATCGGGCGAGGGACGGAACGCTTCGGGACCGAAGGCTTGAGCATCCTCAGCTTTGTCGGCGCGGTCATTGCCCGTATCGGCGGCAGTATCAAAAAACCGACCCGGTTCCGCATGACCCCGCTTGTCCATCACATGGAAGAGGCGGGGATGGATGCGACCCTGATCGTCGGGCTCATGTCCTTCCTGATCGGCGCGGTCGTCGCTTTTATGGGCGCGCGGGTGCTGGCCGAATTCGGGGCGTCGGTCTTCACGGTCGAACTCGTCGGCATAACCGTCTTGCGCGAATTCGGGGTGCTCCTCACCGCGATCCTGCTGGCCGGGCGCTCAGGCAGTGCGTTCACCGCCGCGATTGGCTCCATGAAACTCCGCGAGGAAATCGACGCCATGCGGGTGCTCGGCGTCAATCCGCTTGATGCGCTTGTCATTCCCCGGACAATTGCGCTGATGCTGACCCTGCCGGTGCTGGCCTTCCTAGCGGCCTTCCTGGGTATTCTGGGGGGCGGCATTGTCGGCTGGCTGGCGCTTGATATCCCGCCACAGCTTTTCATGGCGCGGACGCAGGAAATCGTCGTCGTCGACAATCTGATGGTCGGCCTTGTGAAGGCGCCGTTCTTTGCCTTCGTGATTGCGGTCGTTGGCTGTTATCACGGTATGAATGTCGAGCATTCAGCAGAAGAACTTGGCCGCCGGACGACCATGGCGGTTGTCCAGTCCCTGTTCCTCGTCATCCTCATCGATGCTCTCTTTGCGATGTTGTTCCTGGAGCTTGGCATATGAGTGCGCCAACGCCAGACGAGAATGTCGTCATCAGGGTCCGTGACCTGACGAACAAGTTCGGCAGCTTCGTCGTCCATGATGAACTCGATCTTGACGTCTATCGCGGTGAGATCCTTGGCGTCGTCGGTGGCTCCGGGACGGGCAAATCTGTCCTTATGCGGGCGATTGTGGGCCTGCGGCCACCAGATGGCGGGACCGTCTGGATGCTGGGCGAGCAAACAGAAAATCTCAGTGAAGATGAGCGTTCTGCCGTCAATCGCAAGGTGGGTCTCCTCTTTCAGGATGGGGCGCTTTTCTCCTCGATGACCGTGGCGCAGAATGTCATGGCGCCGTTACGAGAGACGTTGAAGATTTCAGACCAGCTGGCCCGAGAAATCGCCAGTACAAAGATCTCCCTTGCCGGGCTCCAGCCGGAGGCGGCGGAGAAATACCCCTCCGAGCTTTCAGGCGGGATGAGGAAGCGCGCAGCCCTTGCCCGCGCGCTCGTGCTTGACCCGGAAATCCTGTTTCTTGACGAGCCGACAGCAGGGCTTGATCCCATCGGCGCAGCAAAATTCGATGAGCTGATCATCAGCCTGCGCGATGCGCTCGGGCTGACGGTTTTCATGATTACCCATGATCTCGACAGTCTGAACCGGGATTGTGACCGCATTGCCGTTCTTGCCGAGAAAAAGGTGATTGCGGACGGTCCTGTCGATGAGGTTCGCCAGAACCCGCATCCATGGATCCAGGAATATTTCAGTGGCCCACGCGGCCGTGCAGCTCAGGCTGCGAATACGTTTGACGTGCCGGCGCCCGAACGGGGCCGGGCATAAAGAAGGAGGGGCGGGAGTCATGGAAACCAGAGCCCACTATGTGCTGATCGGAGCATTCATGCTGGGGGGGATTGTGCTCACGATCCTCTTCACTCTTTGGCTGGGGTCGAACCGGTCAGAATATGATGAATATCAGATCGTCTTTACCCAGAAAATTTCCGGCCTGCAGGAGGGGGCAAACGTCCTCTTCAACGGTATCCCGGTCGGGCAGGTTGAAACGCTGGAGCTTGACCAAAACAACCCCAACCGGTCGCTTGCGCTGGTCAGGGTCGATAAGGGGACGCCGGTCAAAACCGACACCAATGTCGAGCTTGAGCTGACAGGGGTGACCGGCCTTGCCGTCGTTCAGTTCACGGGCGGCTCACCCAATGCGCCGCTCCTTCAGGATGTCAGCCGGGAGCGTGTACCCGTCATTGAGGCGGAATTGGGCGGTATCGCGGCGGTGCTTGAATCATCAGGTGAGCTGGCGCTCAGCCTGCAGCAGCTCATTAATCAGGAAAATGCAGAATCGGTGAGCCGAATTATCGAAGATATTGAGACGATCACGGATGTCTTCGCTGACAAGGAAAATGAGCTGTCCCTGATCATCGACAATGCGGCCGTCGTCAGCACTGACCTGCGCCTTGCCGCACGGAATATCTCTGACGCGACGACCAGCCTCAACAAAACGATGAAGACCATTGATGATGTCGTCAGCACGGATGCGCGCGCAGCGATCCAGCAGCTGAACGAGACGGCGGAGAACCTCAATCAACTGGTCCTCGATGTGAATGCCATTGTCGATGACAATGCCGAACCGATCAGCGAATTCACGCGGAACGGGCTCGGCGCGACCATCATGATGATCCACAAGGCTTCGCGGCTTGTCGATACGACCGAAGCCATCTTACTTGAGTTCGACCGCAATCCGGCGGCATTCCTGGTCGGCGAAGGCCGTCCGACAGCAGATTAA
Protein-coding regions in this window:
- a CDS encoding TetR/AcrR family transcriptional regulator; the protein is MSQSQKPTTDELRQRTKEEARQLLAEGGPEQVKARVLAVRLGISVGSIYNLFGQLDELLFLVNADVYDELLAVIEEAIAKTGDKAEPIDRVLALCRAYLRFVTANQGLWSGVLAFNRRNKPSVPKWYREKERSLLGTAAAVLTDVPGPASPAEKELAARATWAAIHGIVTISVGPQGLLATEKDIAAQIELVARAIVRALESGEPWNKG
- a CDS encoding MFS transporter; protein product: MDRPHFNADVLRKPVSPRLAFSGYYIGQFLFLGVQLPFYAGYLDARGLSPATIGKLVAIALVLRLIFAPIIAFQSEKLTHPRNAMIYASAGLTLSCALALVAPGAAVLSIATIGLLFSFGLIMPLTDAAVLRADRRGELSYGPVRSIGSASFIAANLIGGAVISVTDDRMAIIWMTVAAFIALLLAFKLPKDGANDAPRPKPDFKKALILFRSRSFLYLLFAAAFVQGSHAVYYAFSELSFSAAGYPSWIIGWMWTIGVLAEIVFLAKGKKLMMRLGPTGLLLIGAAGAILRWPLLGLNPPLLILFPVQILHLATYAATYMATVEFVGEAVPEEYRATAMTIIASLGIGAVTGVATMLSGYIFDPVSPFKAYAVMGMMGGAGLILALMLRARWDGGTLHAVKDA
- a CDS encoding ABC transporter permease; this translates as MASAGYEIAEENGALKLLLRGDWTLRDGLVRIDDQLRKLVAEQGNRLKSIDLGGLDELDTAGAMILLRMRENCTAEGESQPSPVFENASPIHDQLIEQMKPHLEQCANDPAERKSFVLMLDRIGRGTERFGTEGLSILSFVGAVIARIGGSIKKPTRFRMTPLVHHMEEAGMDATLIVGLMSFLIGAVVAFMGARVLAEFGASVFTVELVGITVLREFGVLLTAILLAGRSGSAFTAAIGSMKLREEIDAMRVLGVNPLDALVIPRTIALMLTLPVLAFLAAFLGILGGGIVGWLALDIPPQLFMARTQEIVVVDNLMVGLVKAPFFAFVIAVVGCYHGMNVEHSAEELGRRTTMAVVQSLFLVILIDALFAMLFLELGI
- a CDS encoding adenylate/guanylate cyclase domain-containing protein codes for the protein MDWGAEGTAMLEQRLQQRPRLILIPPAILVLLIALSTVMFARAPGAQPREAVFDLFMRTAARPAADNPGVAIVDIDEESLAARGPWPWPRSALARLVDSAASAGARGVIIAVPVEGTDPLSPDAIAGFFPPDETTGPALEALSRLPTTNAALADAGRALPTAYGAGPSPAATTGWDRSDVGTTDWLTAGPNRTTEYVALPAAPVFSVVDPGFAETGMISVTSLPQDPDGIVRRTPILWTLDQRPVPAAGFAPFVMGDGTLHLGIASRQLRQDGAPPVEMTYGTDKLLRLDQRAGVRLWLPRELDLPTVQAWRVFEGGTWTTPLNGRVVFIGESVSPRSRVMTSRGEMTIAQVHAHLTEQLAAGVAPLRPGWSGMAEAFLAILAGLAAIGAAMYLKPGMVVLTSIAISLLTAAGFFALFGRTGMLLDPTPIAAAAIGAPLTILGVVIGNILMRDDALRGAFHGALPPQTMAKLQTRAGGRLLNGVRREVVVLSSRLRIPEETAEKFKSRPDDFIRFTAAANDALRRTILAHQGTVDFGEDGRLLAYWNVPEAIDHPVEKACACALRMIDDINSLSEDLQTAALAPVRNRGLDEGFADTSIEIGLASSTCFAGPVGRGNRNRYAVIGDAVGLASSLRRRATQYGPTIITDDVIFDALRHHYAFLDLDVLRLSTEEQPRTVYGLVGNPFLKASKSFRQLADIQRELVMNWRTGDLAKATLQLQRLRAIPGVPDVYVDLFEARLAKARGMDEDDQSTLVETITL
- a CDS encoding MlaD family protein, with the protein product METRAHYVLIGAFMLGGIVLTILFTLWLGSNRSEYDEYQIVFTQKISGLQEGANVLFNGIPVGQVETLELDQNNPNRSLALVRVDKGTPVKTDTNVELELTGVTGLAVVQFTGGSPNAPLLQDVSRERVPVIEAELGGIAAVLESSGELALSLQQLINQENAESVSRIIEDIETITDVFADKENELSLIIDNAAVVSTDLRLAARNISDATTSLNKTMKTIDDVVSTDARAAIQQLNETAENLNQLVLDVNAIVDDNAEPISEFTRNGLGATIMMIHKASRLVDTTEAILLEFDRNPAAFLVGEGRPTAD
- a CDS encoding ABC transporter ATP-binding protein translates to MSAPTPDENVVIRVRDLTNKFGSFVVHDELDLDVYRGEILGVVGGSGTGKSVLMRAIVGLRPPDGGTVWMLGEQTENLSEDERSAVNRKVGLLFQDGALFSSMTVAQNVMAPLRETLKISDQLAREIASTKISLAGLQPEAAEKYPSELSGGMRKRAALARALVLDPEILFLDEPTAGLDPIGAAKFDELIISLRDALGLTVFMITHDLDSLNRDCDRIAVLAEKKVIADGPVDEVRQNPHPWIQEYFSGPRGRAAQAANTFDVPAPERGRA
- the pip gene encoding prolyl aminopeptidase, producing MTGRKLYPAIDPIERGRLKVSAIHEIYYEVCGHPAGKPVVVCHGGPGGGSTPSMRRYFDPSKYRIILFDQRGCGRSTPHADLRENTTWDLVADMEKLRTHLGIRAWQVFGGSWGSTLALAYALTHRDRVTELVLRGIFTLRREELLWFYQEGANWIYPDSWRDFLNVIPEEERDDMMAAYYRRLTGDDAEERLRAARAWSVWEGSTVSLQPSLQRMSSFAGEHFALAFARIEAHYFVHGGFFERDGWILDEASSLENIPGVIVQGRYDVVTPMKTALELHEAWPGSDLRIVTDAGHAASEPGIVAELVAATDRFSDLR